A window of Metabacillus sp. B2-18 contains these coding sequences:
- a CDS encoding peptidoglycan D,D-transpeptidase FtsI family protein, whose protein sequence is MNPNRRMLVVGIFFILMLCATLYRLADIQLIHTESFSKKGVNLVQESVNQRTQEVVIDDGRGRFVDRNGESIQKHAEPSLVLFPFLKEISWPAEELSKIVNISSNELNGLVSETKEPVVLSTDDGVKLTNAELEKINELKIPGVFGIYRQTLLDESLGEHIIGITGENAERLREKYPDRTDLSYKTKIGVTGLERAFDEFLLPDAETKLLYHVDGDGHPLFGINVKYIADSNPFYPVTVQTTIDKNIQEMAEKVLDKQKVEKGGLVLLDIENNEILSMVSRPTLSRSESSTLTNYMLQPLFPGSVFKTVISAAAIEYGLDDATRQFNCSLNLYGEDDGGQDDGQLSFERSFAKSCNYTFTTLAEELMEKDKNVIDNTADKLGLIGPVGWSGEVFHYENFKQLPDEKTGNIWGDEKDKSVAKAIDQTAIGQKNVKITPLAIANMMATIARGGQKEQIKIVKNILYKNGTNMFSFTSNSLGGEELSPITASKLQKLLRLVVTDPEGTGRRFQTSSFEVSGKSGTAQTGKKDENGHTLYNKWFAGYFPSSNPRYALVVVEMDTTSAEAGTNAAFYDVVEEMSKIDERKN, encoded by the coding sequence ATGAATCCAAATAGAAGAATGCTTGTTGTAGGTATTTTCTTTATATTAATGCTATGTGCTACTTTATACAGGTTAGCGGATATCCAATTAATTCACACAGAATCATTTTCGAAAAAAGGAGTAAATCTTGTTCAGGAAAGTGTGAATCAAAGAACACAGGAAGTTGTTATTGATGACGGTAGAGGTCGTTTCGTGGATCGAAATGGAGAATCAATTCAAAAACACGCAGAACCTTCGCTTGTATTATTTCCCTTTTTAAAAGAAATTTCATGGCCTGCAGAGGAATTGTCTAAAATTGTTAACATCTCAAGCAATGAACTAAATGGATTAGTTTCAGAAACAAAAGAACCAGTTGTGCTTTCTACAGACGATGGTGTAAAACTAACAAATGCAGAATTAGAAAAAATAAATGAACTCAAGATTCCTGGAGTGTTTGGGATTTATAGACAAACTTTGTTAGATGAATCATTAGGTGAGCATATAATAGGAATTACCGGAGAAAACGCTGAACGCTTAAGGGAAAAGTATCCAGATCGTACTGACTTATCTTATAAAACAAAAATTGGTGTAACAGGGCTTGAGAGGGCATTTGATGAGTTTTTATTACCTGATGCAGAAACAAAGCTTTTATACCATGTTGATGGAGACGGTCACCCTTTATTTGGAATTAATGTTAAATATATTGCTGATTCAAATCCTTTTTATCCTGTAACCGTTCAAACGACAATAGATAAAAACATACAGGAGATGGCGGAAAAAGTATTAGATAAACAAAAAGTTGAAAAAGGTGGACTTGTTTTACTGGACATTGAAAATAATGAGATCTTGTCAATGGTAAGTAGGCCAACGTTAAGTCGTTCTGAATCAAGTACGTTAACAAATTATATGTTACAGCCTCTTTTTCCTGGTTCAGTATTTAAAACTGTCATTTCTGCAGCAGCAATTGAATATGGTTTAGATGATGCTACAAGACAATTTAATTGTAGTTTAAATTTATACGGAGAAGATGATGGTGGTCAGGATGATGGACAACTTTCTTTTGAAAGAAGCTTCGCAAAAAGCTGTAATTATACTTTTACAACTTTAGCAGAGGAATTAATGGAAAAAGATAAAAATGTAATTGATAATACTGCGGATAAATTAGGATTAATCGGGCCAGTTGGCTGGAGTGGTGAAGTATTCCATTATGAAAATTTTAAACAGCTGCCTGATGAAAAAACAGGTAATATTTGGGGAGATGAAAAAGATAAAAGTGTAGCAAAAGCTATTGATCAAACGGCTATTGGTCAAAAGAATGTAAAAATTACACCGCTTGCTATTGCAAATATGATGGCAACTATCGCAAGAGGCGGTCAAAAAGAACAAATAAAAATCGTAAAAAATATATTATATAAAAATGGAACAAATATGTTCTCATTTACGTCTAATTCTTTAGGAGGAGAAGAACTTTCACCAATTACTGCATCCAAGCTACAAAAACTTCTTCGATTAGTCGTCACAGACCCTGAGGGGACAGGTAGAAGGTTTCAAACTTCTTCTTTTGAGGTATCAGGTAAATCAGGGACAGCACAAACAGGGAAAAAAGATGAGAATGGTCATACATTATACAACAAATGGTTTGCGGGCTACTTCCCATCTTCTAATCCTAGATATGCACTAGTCGTAGTTGAAATGGATACAACAAGTGCAGAGGCTGGTACAAATGCAGCATTTTATGATGTTGTAGAAGAGATGTCTAAAATTGACGAACGAAAAAACTAG
- the greA gene encoding transcription elongation factor GreA produces MAQEKVFPMTQEGKDKLEQELEYLKTVKRKEVVERIKIARSFGDLSENSEYDSAKEEQAFVEGRITTLENMIRNAKIIEGEADTSSVSLGRTVTFTELPDGEEETYTIVGSAEADPFEGKISNDSPIAKSLLGKKVDDEVTVQTPGGEMLVKIVNIS; encoded by the coding sequence ATGGCACAAGAAAAAGTTTTTCCTATGACTCAGGAAGGTAAAGATAAGCTTGAGCAAGAGCTTGAATATTTGAAAACGGTTAAGCGAAAAGAAGTAGTAGAAAGAATTAAAATTGCGCGAAGCTTTGGAGATCTATCTGAGAACTCTGAGTATGATTCTGCAAAAGAAGAACAAGCATTTGTTGAAGGTCGTATTACAACATTAGAAAATATGATCCGAAATGCAAAAATCATCGAAGGTGAAGCAGATACAAGCTCCGTTTCATTAGGGCGAACTGTTACATTTACAGAGCTTCCAGACGGTGAGGAAGAAACATATACAATAGTTGGTAGTGCTGAAGCTGATCCTTTTGAAGGTAAAATTTCAAACGATTCTCCAATTGCCAAAAGTTTATTAGGTAAAAAGGTTGATGATGAAGTAACTGTTCAAACACCAGGCGGAGAAATGCTTGTTAAAATTGTGAACATTAGCTAA
- the udk gene encoding uridine kinase: MAKKPVVIGVAGGSGSGKTSVTKAIYEHFKGHSILMLEQDFYYKDQSHLPFEQRLNTNYDHPFAFDNDLLIEHLNMLLHHEAIEKPVYDYKLHTRSEDVIVVEPKDVIILEGILILEDERLRDLMDIKLFVDTDADLRIIRRILRDIKERGRSIDSVIEQYISVVRPMHNQFIEPTKRYADIIIPEGGQNMVAIDLMVTKIQTILELNAIL, encoded by the coding sequence ATGGCAAAAAAACCGGTTGTCATTGGGGTTGCTGGAGGCTCGGGCTCTGGTAAGACGAGCGTAACTAAAGCAATCTACGAACATTTTAAAGGACACTCAATTTTAATGCTTGAACAAGATTTCTATTATAAAGATCAAAGTCATTTACCCTTTGAACAAAGGTTAAATACAAACTATGATCATCCCTTTGCTTTTGATAATGATTTATTGATTGAGCATTTAAACATGTTACTACATCATGAAGCCATTGAAAAACCGGTTTATGACTATAAATTGCATACAAGATCTGAAGATGTTATTGTAGTAGAGCCAAAGGATGTTATCATCTTAGAAGGAATCCTTATCCTAGAGGATGAACGTTTACGTGATTTAATGGATATTAAGCTTTTCGTCGATACAGACGCAGACCTTAGAATTATTCGACGTATTTTACGTGATATTAAGGAGCGTGGGCGTTCTATTGACTCAGTTATTGAACAATATATTTCTGTTGTAAGGCCTATGCATAATCAATTCATTGAACCTACGAAAAGATATGCAGATATTATCATCCCTGAGGGTGGACAAAATATGGTTGCAATTGACTTAATGGTAACAAAAATTCAAACAATTCTTGAACTAAATGCAATTTTGTAA
- a CDS encoding peptidase U32 family protein, whose product MTAVIDKISEIVDGKRVITKKPELLAPAGNLEKLKIAVHYGADAVFIGGQEYGLRSNAGNFSLEEMAEGVQFANKYGAKIYVTTNIFAHNENIDGLDEYLMGLQDAGVTGIIVADPLIIETCRRVAPKLEVHLSTQQSLSNWKAVQFWKEEGLERVVLARETSAEEIKEMKEKVDIEIEAFIHGAMCIAYSGRCTLSNHMTARDSNRGGCCQSCRWDYDLFKLKDNEEVALFEEKDAHFAMSPKDLNLIESIPKMIELGIDSLKIEGRMKSIHYVATVVSVYRKVIDAYCADPDNFKINPEWLKELDKCANRETASAFFEGVPGFQQQMFGNHSKKTEYDFAGLVMDYDNETQMVTLQQRNHFKPGETVEFFGPEIENFTQTIEKIWDEDGKELDAARHPLQIVRFKVDKPVFRNNMMRKGF is encoded by the coding sequence TTGACTGCAGTTATTGATAAAATTTCAGAAATCGTTGATGGAAAACGAGTCATTACGAAAAAACCAGAATTATTAGCACCTGCTGGTAATTTAGAAAAATTAAAAATCGCTGTTCATTATGGTGCAGATGCGGTTTTTATTGGTGGACAAGAGTATGGTTTACGCTCAAATGCAGGTAATTTCTCCTTAGAGGAAATGGCAGAGGGTGTACAGTTTGCCAATAAATATGGTGCTAAAATCTATGTAACCACAAACATATTTGCACATAATGAAAACATTGACGGTCTTGATGAATATTTAATGGGACTTCAAGATGCAGGTGTAACAGGAATCATTGTAGCTGATCCATTAATTATCGAAACATGTCGTCGGGTTGCGCCGAAGCTTGAGGTACATTTAAGTACTCAGCAATCTCTTTCAAACTGGAAAGCAGTTCAGTTTTGGAAAGAAGAAGGACTCGAGCGTGTTGTATTAGCTCGTGAGACTAGTGCAGAAGAAATTAAGGAAATGAAAGAAAAGGTTGATATTGAAATCGAAGCGTTTATCCATGGTGCGATGTGTATTGCCTATTCAGGTCGTTGTACTTTAAGTAATCATATGACTGCTCGTGACTCAAATCGTGGTGGTTGTTGTCAATCTTGTCGTTGGGATTATGATCTCTTTAAGTTGAAAGATAATGAGGAAGTAGCTTTATTTGAAGAAAAAGATGCACATTTTGCCATGAGTCCAAAAGATTTAAACTTAATTGAGTCAATTCCTAAGATGATAGAGCTAGGAATTGATAGCCTGAAAATTGAAGGTCGGATGAAGTCTATTCACTATGTAGCTACAGTAGTCAGCGTTTATCGCAAAGTGATTGATGCATACTGTGCTGATCCTGATAACTTTAAAATCAACCCGGAATGGCTAAAAGAGCTGGACAAATGTGCAAATCGCGAAACTGCTTCTGCTTTCTTTGAAGGCGTTCCAGGTTTTCAACAACAGATGTTTGGTAACCACAGCAAAAAAACGGAATATGATTTTGCAGGACTTGTAATGGATTATGACAATGAAACGCAAATGGTTACACTTCAGCAGCGTAATCATTTTAAGCCTGGTGAAACAGTTGAATTCTTCGGTCCGGAAATTGAAAACTTTACACAAACAATTGAGAAGATTTGGGATGAAGATGGTAAAGAGCTTGATGCAGCCCGTCATCCACTACAAATTGTAAGATTCAAAGTGGATAAACCAGTCTTTAGAAACAACATGATGCGAAAGGGGTTCTAA
- a CDS encoding peptidase U32 family protein — translation MKKPELLVTPKQVEDILPLIHAGADAFVIGEQKFGLRLAGEFSQDQVRETINIAHKHNKKVYVAMNAVFHNETIEEVEKYLSFLNEIKPDAVIFGDPAVLMAAKEVAPELKLHWNTETTATNWYTCNYWGKKGAKRAVLARELSMDAIVEIKDNAEVEIEVQVHGMTCMFQSKRNLLGNYFEYQGKALKIEKRDQNESMFLFDPERDNKYPIFEDVNGTHIMSPNDMCIIDELGEMIDAGVDSFKIDGVLQTPEYIIEVTKKYRKAIDLCVENNAEYEEVKDTLLEEIEELQAKNRPLDTGFFFKETVY, via the coding sequence ATGAAGAAACCAGAATTATTAGTAACACCAAAACAAGTAGAAGATATTCTCCCTTTAATTCATGCCGGTGCAGATGCATTTGTTATTGGTGAACAAAAGTTTGGTCTTCGACTTGCAGGTGAATTCTCACAAGACCAAGTGAGAGAAACAATTAATATTGCTCATAAACATAATAAAAAAGTGTACGTTGCAATGAATGCAGTTTTTCATAATGAAACAATAGAAGAGGTTGAAAAATATTTATCTTTTCTAAATGAAATCAAGCCAGACGCTGTTATTTTCGGTGATCCGGCTGTGTTAATGGCTGCTAAAGAGGTTGCTCCAGAGTTAAAGCTCCATTGGAATACGGAAACAACAGCAACTAACTGGTATACATGTAATTATTGGGGAAAAAAGGGTGCAAAACGCGCTGTACTTGCAAGAGAATTAAGTATGGATGCTATTGTGGAAATAAAAGACAATGCAGAAGTTGAGATTGAAGTACAAGTTCATGGCATGACCTGTATGTTCCAATCTAAACGAAATCTTTTAGGAAATTATTTTGAATACCAAGGTAAAGCATTGAAGATAGAAAAACGTGATCAGAACGAATCAATGTTCCTATTTGATCCAGAACGAGATAATAAATATCCGATTTTTGAAGACGTGAATGGCACACATATTATGAGTCCAAATGATATGTGTATTATTGATGAGCTCGGAGAAATGATTGATGCAGGTGTGGACTCATTTAAGATTGATGGAGTTCTTCAAACCCCTGAATATATTATTGAAGTAACAAAAAAATACCGAAAAGCAATTGATCTTTGTGTTGAGAATAATGCTGAATATGAAGAGGTAAAAGATACGTTATTAGAAGAAATAGAAGAATTACAGGCGAAAAACCGTCCTTTAGATACAGGATTTTTCTTTAAAGAAACAGTGTATTAA
- a CDS encoding O-methyltransferase produces the protein MLPNDVIMYVENLIPESPQFVKEIEQYAQEHEVPIMEKIGIEVLLLLLSMQKPTKIFEIGTAIGYSAIRMALQLPQTQIISVEMDEERFEVAQQNIKHLGLENRIITYLGDALTLADEIEKHGPFDAMFIDATKAKYKKFYDLYEPMLSKTGMIYTDNVLFKGTVARDRTELSTRRQRTLVRKLDEYNKMLSTLEGYETTFIPVGDGIAVTRRK, from the coding sequence ATGTTACCTAATGACGTGATCATGTATGTGGAGAACTTAATTCCAGAAAGTCCACAATTTGTTAAAGAAATAGAACAGTATGCACAAGAGCATGAAGTTCCGATAATGGAGAAGATAGGTATAGAAGTACTTTTGTTGCTTTTATCTATGCAAAAGCCAACAAAAATTTTTGAAATTGGAACAGCTATCGGGTATTCAGCTATCCGTATGGCACTTCAATTGCCACAAACACAGATTATTAGTGTTGAAATGGATGAAGAACGCTTTGAAGTAGCTCAACAAAATATTAAACATCTTGGACTAGAGAATCGGATTATCACCTATCTTGGAGATGCCTTAACACTAGCTGATGAAATAGAGAAACATGGTCCATTCGATGCTATGTTTATAGATGCTACAAAAGCTAAATATAAGAAGTTTTATGATTTATATGAACCAATGCTGTCAAAAACAGGGATGATTTATACGGATAATGTATTATTTAAAGGAACCGTTGCAAGAGATCGTACAGAACTGAGCACAAGAAGACAACGTACACTTGTTAGAAAATTAGATGAGTATAACAAGATGTTGTCTACGTTAGAAGGCTATGAAACAACGTTCATTCCAGTTGGAGACGGAATTGCTGTTACTAGAAGAAAATGA
- the mltG gene encoding endolytic transglycosylase MltG codes for MSDDSKKDTFREKLLEKQSEAKVVRKIVLTVFIVLLIVFSGIIGGGYLYIKSSLQPIDPNDQTAIDVTIPIGSSVSSISKILEESGIIKDDRVFKYYIKFKNESGFQAGDYQLAKSMTITDIISILKKGKVMDEAVFQITISEGRQLTEIASIIANNTPYTEKEVLATLTDKAFIDSMKAKYPDLLTDDIYQENIKYALEGYLFPATYPYYTEKPTLEEVLEPMVQKMSEVVAKYIPQLQEKNMSVHRLVTMASLIEEEATEKADREKISSVFYNRMEIKMPLQTDPTVLYALGEHKDRVLYADLEVDSPYNTYQNRGLPPGPIANAGEVSFVAALNPEDTDFLYFLATKQGDVIFTKTLDEHNKEKNKHITNQ; via the coding sequence ATGTCTGATGATTCGAAAAAAGATACATTCCGCGAAAAGTTACTGGAAAAACAAAGTGAAGCGAAGGTTGTAAGAAAGATTGTTTTAACAGTATTCATCGTTCTTCTAATTGTTTTTTCAGGGATAATCGGTGGCGGATATTTATATATTAAGTCTTCATTACAGCCTATAGATCCTAATGATCAAACAGCAATTGATGTTACTATACCGATTGGATCGTCTGTTTCTAGTATTTCAAAAATATTAGAAGAGAGCGGCATTATTAAAGATGATCGAGTCTTTAAATATTATATAAAATTTAAAAATGAATCAGGTTTTCAGGCTGGTGACTATCAGCTGGCAAAATCAATGACAATTACAGATATTATTTCAATACTTAAAAAAGGAAAAGTCATGGATGAAGCTGTTTTTCAAATTACCATATCTGAAGGAAGACAACTTACAGAGATTGCCTCTATTATTGCAAATAATACACCTTATACAGAAAAAGAGGTTTTAGCTACTCTAACGGACAAGGCTTTTATTGATTCAATGAAGGCAAAATATCCAGACTTATTAACAGATGATATTTATCAAGAGAATATAAAGTATGCTTTGGAAGGATATTTATTTCCTGCAACTTACCCATACTATACAGAAAAACCAACATTAGAAGAAGTTCTTGAACCAATGGTACAAAAAATGAGTGAAGTAGTAGCAAAATATATTCCGCAATTACAGGAAAAAAATATGAGTGTGCACAGATTAGTTACAATGGCTTCATTAATTGAAGAAGAGGCAACAGAAAAAGCTGATCGTGAAAAAATATCAAGTGTATTTTATAATCGAATGGAAATAAAAATGCCGTTGCAAACAGATCCGACTGTGTTATATGCATTAGGAGAACATAAAGATCGTGTATTATATGCTGATTTAGAGGTTGATTCACCTTACAACACCTATCAAAATCGTGGATTACCTCCAGGACCAATTGCAAATGCCGGAGAAGTTTCATTTGTAGCTGCTCTTAATCCAGAAGATACAGACTTCTTATATTTTCTTGCTACAAAGCAAGGAGACGTCATTTTTACTAAAACTTTAGATGAGCATAACAAAGAAAAAAATAAGCACATTACAAATCAGTAG
- a CDS encoding DUF1292 domain-containing protein yields MDHGEKQITVIDENGNEQLCEVLFTFESEEFKKSYVLYYPVGADEDDSEEIEIHASSFNPHADGEDGELEPIETDEEWDLIEEMLNTFLDEEEEE; encoded by the coding sequence ATGGATCACGGTGAAAAACAAATTACAGTAATTGATGAAAATGGAAATGAACAACTTTGCGAGGTATTATTTACGTTTGAATCAGAAGAATTCAAAAAATCCTATGTACTATATTATCCAGTAGGCGCTGATGAAGATGACAGCGAAGAGATTGAGATTCATGCATCAAGCTTTAATCCCCATGCGGATGGAGAAGATGGTGAACTAGAACCAATCGAAACTGACGAAGAGTGGGACTTAATTGAAGAAATGTTAAATACGTTTCTGGATGAAGAAGAGGAAGAATAA
- the ruvX gene encoding Holliday junction resolvase RuvX produces MRILGLDLGSKTLGVAVSDELGWTAQGIETIKINEESRDYQLGRLTEIIEQHNVEKIVLGMPKNMNGTIGPRAEASQRFADILTKKFGLPVVLWDERLTTMAAERMLISADVSRKKRKQVIDKMAAVMILQGYLDSLN; encoded by the coding sequence ATGCGAATTTTAGGATTAGATTTAGGCTCAAAAACACTTGGAGTGGCTGTAAGTGATGAGCTAGGGTGGACAGCCCAGGGAATTGAGACGATTAAAATAAATGAGGAAAGTCGAGACTATCAATTAGGACGACTTACTGAAATCATTGAGCAGCATAATGTAGAAAAGATTGTTCTAGGAATGCCCAAAAATATGAACGGGACAATAGGACCAAGAGCTGAAGCAAGTCAGCGATTTGCTGATATTTTGACAAAGAAATTTGGTCTTCCAGTCGTACTTTGGGATGAACGATTAACAACAATGGCTGCTGAAAGAATGCTCATTTCTGCAGACGTTAGTCGTAAGAAAAGGAAACAAGTTATTGATAAAATGGCTGCTGTTATGATTTTACAAGGCTACTTAGATAGTCTAAATTAA
- a CDS encoding IreB family regulatory phosphoprotein, whose product MSSFDKTMKFNFSDETVETNVNEVLYTVYDALQEKGYNPINQIVGYLLSGDPAYIPRHRDARNLIRKLERDELIEELVKSYLQKKREA is encoded by the coding sequence GTGAGTTCATTTGATAAAACAATGAAATTTAATTTTTCTGATGAAACGGTCGAAACCAATGTAAATGAAGTTCTTTATACTGTGTACGATGCGTTACAAGAAAAAGGCTATAATCCAATTAATCAAATTGTTGGATATTTACTTTCGGGTGATCCTGCCTATATTCCCCGTCATCGCGACGCACGGAATTTAATTCGCAAACTTGAGCGAGATGAATTAATTGAGGAGCTAGTAAAATCTTACTTACAAAAAAAACGAGAGGCATAA
- the alaS gene encoding alanine--tRNA ligase, with protein MKHLQSAEVRQMFLDFFKEKGHAVEPSASLVPHEDPTLLWINSGVATLKKYFDGRVIPANPRICNAQKSIRTNDIENVGKTARHHTFFEMLGNFSIGDYFKVEAIEWAWEFLTDEKWIGFDPEKLSVTIHPEDNEAFDIWKDKIGVPEERIIRLEGNFWDIGEGPSGPNTEIFYDRGEDYGNDSEDPELYPGGENERYLEVWNLVFSQFNHNPDGTYTPLPKKNIDTGMGLERMVSVIQNVQTNFDTDLFIPIIKATEQISGEQYRKDKEKDVSFKVIADHVRTVSFAISDGALPSNEGRGYVLRRLLRRAVRYAKQININRPFMYELVPVVAEIMVDFYPEVKTKTEFIQKVIKNEEERFHETLNEGLAILSEVIKTQKEKGNDEIPGEDVFRLYDTYGFPVELTEEYAEEEGMKVDHEGFEEEMSRQRERARAAMQKVDSMQVQGGMLGEIKTESEFVGYNQLIVNNSEAVVIVKNGEVVQEAHEGEEVQIILNKTPFYAESGGQIADEGTLTSDKAMIKVKDVQKAPNGQNLHNVIVESGTLQTGDTFTASVAKENRTGIVKNHTATHLLHQALKDVLGTHVNQAGSLVTVDRLRFDFSHFGQVSQEELSRIEQIVNEQIWKSIAVNIDFKSLNEAKEMGAMALFGEKYGDIVRVVQVGDYSLELCGGCHVDNTSSIGLFKIVTETGIGAGTRRIEAVTGKAAYQYMNEQYEKLKEAAELLKANPKEIVSRISGLLQDYRALQRENESLTTKLGNLEAGSIVDQAKTINGITVLAAKVNAKDMNSLRGMMDDLKNKLQSAIVVLGAAEDGKVNLIAGVTKDLVDKGYHAGKLIKEVAERCGGKGGGRPDMAQAGAKQPEKLEEALKLVDEWVESVL; from the coding sequence ATGAAACACTTACAATCTGCAGAAGTACGTCAAATGTTTTTAGATTTCTTCAAAGAAAAAGGACATGCAGTGGAACCTAGTGCATCTCTAGTTCCACATGAAGACCCAACATTACTTTGGATTAACAGTGGTGTTGCGACATTAAAAAAATACTTTGATGGTCGTGTAATACCAGCAAATCCTAGAATTTGTAACGCACAAAAATCAATTCGAACAAATGATATTGAAAACGTAGGAAAAACTGCTAGACATCATACATTTTTTGAGATGCTTGGAAACTTTTCAATTGGGGATTACTTTAAGGTAGAAGCAATTGAATGGGCATGGGAATTCTTAACAGATGAAAAATGGATTGGTTTTGATCCTGAAAAATTATCCGTTACAATTCACCCTGAGGACAACGAAGCATTTGATATTTGGAAGGATAAAATTGGTGTTCCTGAAGAGCGTATCATTCGTTTAGAAGGGAACTTCTGGGATATTGGTGAAGGGCCTAGTGGACCGAATACAGAGATCTTTTATGATCGTGGTGAAGATTACGGAAATGACTCTGAAGATCCAGAGTTATATCCTGGTGGAGAAAATGAACGTTATCTTGAAGTATGGAACTTGGTATTCTCACAATTTAACCACAACCCTGATGGTACATATACACCACTTCCTAAGAAAAACATTGATACAGGAATGGGACTTGAGCGTATGGTCTCCGTTATTCAAAATGTTCAAACAAACTTTGATACAGATTTATTTATTCCAATTATTAAAGCAACTGAGCAAATTTCAGGTGAACAGTATCGTAAAGATAAAGAAAAAGATGTTTCATTTAAAGTTATTGCTGACCATGTTCGTACAGTAAGCTTTGCGATAAGTGATGGTGCTCTCCCTTCTAATGAAGGTCGTGGATATGTATTGCGACGCCTATTAAGAAGAGCAGTACGTTATGCCAAGCAAATTAATATAAACCGTCCATTCATGTACGAGCTTGTTCCAGTTGTTGCTGAAATTATGGTTGATTTTTATCCAGAAGTAAAAACAAAAACAGAGTTCATTCAAAAAGTTATCAAAAACGAGGAAGAGCGTTTCCATGAAACATTAAATGAAGGGTTAGCCATCCTTAGTGAAGTAATCAAAACGCAAAAAGAAAAAGGAAATGATGAAATTCCAGGAGAAGATGTTTTCCGTCTTTATGATACGTATGGATTCCCTGTTGAGTTAACAGAGGAATATGCTGAAGAAGAAGGCATGAAAGTTGATCATGAGGGCTTTGAAGAAGAAATGAGCAGACAACGCGAACGTGCTCGTGCAGCTATGCAAAAGGTTGATTCTATGCAGGTTCAAGGTGGCATGCTTGGAGAAATTAAAACGGAAAGTGAATTTGTTGGATACAATCAGCTAATTGTTAACAATTCAGAAGCTGTTGTGATTGTGAAAAACGGTGAAGTTGTTCAAGAAGCACACGAAGGTGAAGAAGTGCAAATAATCCTTAATAAAACACCATTTTATGCTGAGAGTGGCGGACAAATTGCTGATGAAGGAACGCTGACAAGTGATAAAGCAATGATCAAAGTGAAAGATGTTCAAAAAGCTCCTAATGGCCAGAACCTTCATAATGTCATTGTAGAAAGTGGTACTCTTCAAACTGGAGATACATTTACAGCCTCAGTAGCTAAAGAAAATCGTACTGGTATTGTAAAAAATCACACAGCAACACATTTATTACATCAAGCACTTAAAGATGTACTTGGTACTCATGTAAATCAGGCAGGTTCTTTAGTAACAGTTGATCGTCTTCGATTTGACTTCTCACATTTTGGTCAAGTGAGCCAAGAAGAGCTGTCACGAATTGAGCAGATTGTAAATGAGCAAATCTGGAAAAGTATTGCTGTAAATATTGATTTTAAATCTTTAAATGAAGCAAAAGAAATGGGAGCAATGGCACTATTCGGTGAGAAGTACGGAGATATTGTTCGTGTTGTTCAAGTTGGAGACTACAGCTTAGAGCTATGTGGAGGATGTCATGTTGATAATACATCTTCAATTGGACTATTCAAAATTGTAACAGAAACAGGTATTGGCGCTGGAACAAGACGTATTGAAGCTGTTACAGGAAAAGCAGCATATCAATATATGAATGAGCAATATGAGAAATTAAAAGAGGCTGCTGAGCTACTAAAAGCAAATCCAAAAGAAATTGTTTCAAGAATCAGTGGTTTATTACAAGATTACCGTGCACTTCAACGCGAAAATGAATCATTAACAACTAAGCTTGGAAATCTAGAGGCTGGCAGCATCGTCGATCAAGCTAAAACGATAAATGGAATAACAGTTTTAGCTGCAAAAGTTAATGCAAAAGACATGAACAGCCTGCGTGGCATGATGGATGACTTGAAAAATAAGCTCCAATCAGCTATTGTAGTTCTCGGAGCAGCTGAAGATGGAAAAGTAAATCTGATTGCGGGTGTTACAAAGGATTTAGTTGATAAAGGATATCATGCTGGTAAATTAATCAAAGAAGTAGCGGAACGTTGTGGTGGAAAAGGCGGCGGACGCCCTGACATGGCACAAGCAGGTGCAAAACAACCAGAAAAACTGGAAGAAGCGCTAAAACTTGTCGATGAATGGGTTGAATCCGTTTTATAA